In one window of Halomarina pelagica DNA:
- the infB gene encoding translation initiation factor IF-2: protein MSDTDTTTGPNAGGEANDLRTPIVAVLGHVDHGKTSLLDKIRGSAVIEGEAGAITQHIGATAVPLDVISEIAGSLIDPSDFDLPGLLFIDTPGHHSFSTLRARGGALADIAVLVVDVNDGFQPQTLEALDILKRTQTPFVVAANKIDTTPGWNPQEDAPTLRTIEAQSERAENTLNQRLYEIIGELSDNGFSADMYWRVQDFRGNIGVVPVSALTGEGVPDLLTVLMGLSQRYMKEDMEVNLTGPGAGTVLEVKEERGFGTTLDVVLYDGVIRTDDTIVIGAKNEPIVTEVRALLKPRPLAEIRTEKRFEQVAEVTAAAGVKIAAPDLDDALAGAPVRVVRGRAVEEVIEEVEAELADIEVDTAENGIVVKADTLGSLEAIANALEEAEVPIVRAEVGDVAPRDVAVASTADDPKHEVILAFNVDVLSDAEQQARDRDIRVFDDDVIYQLVDEYEEYVDEIERAQQTAVMDKISRPCRFRILDDHVFRQSNPAVVGVEIVSGTLRRNSPVVAFQGNTPRRVGVLKSLQAQGEDVDEARSGEQVAAAIDGPTVGRQIDEGDELWTELPEKHAKILEQEVLEDIPADEREALSQYLERQRKVDPFWGK from the coding sequence ATGTCTGACACGGACACCACCACCGGGCCGAACGCCGGCGGCGAGGCTAACGACCTCAGGACGCCGATAGTGGCGGTACTGGGCCACGTCGACCACGGAAAGACCAGCCTCCTGGACAAGATACGCGGGTCGGCCGTCATCGAGGGCGAGGCGGGGGCGATCACCCAGCACATCGGGGCGACGGCCGTCCCCCTCGACGTCATCTCCGAGATCGCGGGGAGCCTCATCGACCCCTCGGACTTCGACCTGCCCGGCCTGCTGTTCATCGACACGCCGGGCCACCACTCGTTCTCGACGCTGCGCGCGCGCGGCGGCGCGCTGGCCGACATCGCCGTCCTCGTCGTCGACGTGAACGACGGCTTTCAGCCCCAGACGCTCGAGGCGCTCGACATCCTCAAGCGCACGCAGACGCCGTTCGTCGTCGCCGCCAACAAGATCGACACGACGCCCGGGTGGAACCCCCAGGAGGACGCGCCGACGCTCCGGACGATCGAGGCCCAGAGCGAGCGCGCGGAGAACACGCTCAACCAGCGGCTCTACGAGATCATCGGCGAACTCAGCGACAACGGGTTCTCCGCGGACATGTATTGGCGCGTGCAGGACTTCCGGGGGAACATCGGCGTCGTCCCCGTCAGCGCGCTGACGGGCGAGGGCGTCCCGGACCTGCTCACCGTCCTGATGGGGCTCTCACAGCGGTACATGAAGGAGGACATGGAGGTGAACCTCACCGGCCCCGGGGCGGGGACGGTCCTCGAGGTGAAGGAGGAACGCGGCTTCGGGACGACGCTCGACGTGGTGCTCTACGACGGGGTCATCCGCACCGACGACACCATCGTCATCGGCGCGAAGAACGAACCGATCGTCACCGAGGTGCGCGCGCTCCTGAAGCCGCGACCGCTCGCCGAGATCCGGACGGAGAAGCGCTTCGAGCAGGTAGCGGAGGTCACGGCGGCGGCCGGCGTGAAGATCGCCGCCCCGGACCTCGACGACGCCCTCGCGGGCGCGCCGGTCCGCGTCGTCCGGGGGCGCGCCGTCGAGGAGGTGATCGAGGAGGTCGAGGCGGAACTCGCGGACATCGAGGTGGACACCGCCGAGAACGGCATCGTCGTCAAGGCCGACACGCTCGGCTCGCTGGAGGCCATCGCCAACGCGCTCGAGGAGGCGGAGGTCCCCATCGTCCGGGCGGAGGTCGGCGACGTGGCCCCCCGCGACGTGGCCGTCGCGAGCACCGCCGACGACCCGAAGCACGAGGTCATCCTCGCGTTCAACGTCGACGTGCTCTCCGACGCCGAGCAACAGGCCCGCGACCGCGACATCCGGGTGTTCGACGACGACGTCATCTATCAACTCGTCGATGAGTACGAGGAGTACGTCGACGAGATCGAGCGCGCCCAGCAGACGGCGGTGATGGACAAGATCTCCCGGCCGTGTCGGTTCCGCATCCTCGACGATCACGTCTTCCGGCAGAGCAACCCCGCCGTCGTCGGCGTCGAGATCGTGTCGGGGACGCTCCGGCGCAACTCCCCCGTCGTCGCCTTCCAGGGGAACACCCCGCGTCGCGTCGGCGTCCTCAAGAGCCTGCAAGCGCAGGGCGAGGACGTGGACGAGGCGCGCAGCGGCGAACAGGTCGCCGCCGCCATCGACGGCCCGACGGTCGGCCGACAGATCGACGAGGGCGACGAACTCTGGACGGAACTCCCCGAGAAACACGCGAAGATCCTCGAACAGGAGGTCTTGGAGGACATCCCCGCGGACGAGCGCGAGGCGCTCAGCCAGTACCTGGAGCGGCAGCGCAAGGTCGACCCCTTCTGGGGAAAGTGA
- a CDS encoding plastocyanin/azurin family copper-binding protein — MDRRTVLRRGLVIASVGVAGCLGGDDGEGDGNGSRAGGNATNATNDTTDGNATSGGNATDGGNATTDAGTENETGNATGNESSGNRTGNESENATGSGGDAPAAVVAVAPNNQMRFDPESVEIRAGETVVWRWKDDGHNVKPTAQPDGADWSGTPGDGSTLYDTGFEYAHTFDVPGEYEYVCVPHKSMGMRGSLTVR, encoded by the coding sequence ATGGATCGACGAACAGTGCTCAGGCGGGGACTGGTGATCGCGTCCGTCGGCGTCGCCGGCTGTCTCGGCGGCGACGACGGCGAGGGCGACGGAAACGGCTCGCGGGCCGGCGGTAACGCGACGAACGCGACGAACGACACGACGGACGGGAACGCGACCAGCGGTGGAAACGCGACAGACGGCGGGAACGCGACCACCGACGCGGGAACGGAGAACGAAACCGGAAACGCGACCGGGAACGAGTCGAGCGGAAACCGGACGGGGAACGAGTCGGAGAACGCGACGGGGTCCGGAGGCGACGCCCCCGCCGCGGTGGTGGCGGTCGCGCCGAACAACCAGATGCGGTTCGACCCCGAGTCGGTCGAGATCCGGGCCGGCGAGACCGTCGTCTGGCGCTGGAAGGACGACGGCCACAACGTGAAGCCGACCGCGCAGCCAGACGGGGCGGACTGGTCCGGGACGCCGGGCGACGGCTCGACGCTCTACGACACGGGGTTCGAGTACGCCCACACGTTCGACGTCCCCGGCGAGTACGAGTACGTCTGCGTCCCGCACAAGTCGATGGGGATGCGCGGATCGCTGACCGTCCGGTGA
- a CDS encoding PRC-barrel domain-containing protein, whose translation MAEILAENLSGKDVIGTDGAKLGQLYNITMDLKTGALNELVVQPQRHVHEVGFEENEQGHLLVPVNAVQAVKDHIVIRR comes from the coding sequence ATGGCAGAGATACTGGCGGAGAACCTCTCGGGGAAGGACGTCATCGGCACCGACGGCGCGAAGCTGGGACAGCTCTACAACATCACGATGGACCTGAAGACGGGCGCGCTGAACGAACTCGTCGTGCAACCGCAACGGCACGTCCACGAGGTCGGCTTCGAGGAGAACGAGCAGGGGCACCTGCTCGTTCCGGTCAACGCGGTGCAGGCGGTCAAGGACCACATCGTCATCCGGCGATAG
- a CDS encoding NOB1 family endonuclease: MRVLDASAFIREHAVDGPTATVPGVREELTQRSVYRFDALSGGGMRVHAPSDTSLDRVRRAATESGDREVLSETDVSLVAAALDLDATLVTDDYAMQNVASRLDVPVESIEREGITEERAWRFQCTGCGRTFDDDADRCPICGSELTRKR, encoded by the coding sequence ATGCGCGTCCTCGACGCGTCCGCGTTCATCCGCGAACACGCCGTCGACGGGCCGACCGCGACGGTCCCGGGCGTCCGGGAGGAACTCACCCAGCGGAGCGTCTACCGCTTCGACGCGCTCTCCGGCGGCGGGATGCGCGTCCACGCGCCGAGCGACACGTCGCTCGACCGCGTCCGGCGCGCCGCGACCGAGTCGGGCGACCGGGAGGTGCTCTCGGAGACGGACGTCAGCCTCGTCGCCGCCGCGCTCGACCTCGACGCGACGCTCGTCACCGACGACTACGCCATGCAGAACGTCGCGAGCAGGCTCGACGTTCCCGTGGAGTCCATCGAGCGGGAGGGGATCACCGAGGAACGGGCGTGGCGGTTCCAGTGCACCGGTTGCGGCCGAACGTTCGACGACGACGCGGATCGCTGTCCGATCTGCGGGAGCGAGTTGACCCGCAAGCGGTAG
- a CDS encoding CopG family transcriptional regulator: MRRYTLLCEESLAREVESLAHEYGIRQEDVLRQLVVAGLESLDDGLDEASGIEADPGPDCG, from the coding sequence ATGCGGCGGTACACCCTGCTCTGCGAGGAGTCCCTGGCGCGCGAAGTCGAATCACTCGCCCACGAGTACGGTATCAGACAGGAGGACGTCCTCCGGCAGCTCGTCGTCGCGGGACTCGAAAGTCTCGACGACGGCCTCGACGAGGCTTCCGGCATCGAGGCGGACCCCGGACCGGACTGCGGCTAA
- a CDS encoding CPBP family intramembrane glutamic endopeptidase — MSEATDATTRSGLDEQLRALSFAVGMALVAYAAGNVVLAVAAATLQSAGVALLSDRALLVILGTFAIQGVGYCGAVAVYLRRSGRTDLLSVRVPTARDLALVVVGFLGLLAALFGIETVFAALGVGLAESNIVEAGLANPTLLLALAGLSVVLVGPAEELLYRGVIQGRLRGAVGPAGAVVLTSAVFAPIHVFGLTGSPLAVVATLAAIFSLSLVLGALYELSGTLAVPALVHGLYNATQFLVAYLQVTGGV; from the coding sequence ATGAGCGAGGCGACCGACGCGACGACCCGCTCCGGCCTCGACGAGCAGCTGCGGGCGCTCTCGTTCGCGGTGGGGATGGCGCTCGTCGCCTACGCGGCCGGCAACGTCGTGCTGGCGGTCGCCGCCGCCACCCTCCAGTCGGCCGGCGTCGCCCTGCTCTCGGATCGCGCCCTGCTCGTCATCCTCGGGACGTTCGCGATCCAGGGCGTCGGCTACTGCGGCGCGGTCGCCGTCTACCTCCGGCGCTCCGGTCGGACCGACCTCCTGTCGGTCCGGGTGCCGACCGCCCGCGACCTCGCGCTGGTCGTCGTCGGCTTCCTCGGACTGCTCGCCGCGCTGTTCGGGATCGAGACGGTCTTCGCGGCGCTCGGGGTCGGCCTGGCCGAGTCGAACATCGTCGAGGCGGGGCTCGCCAACCCGACGCTGCTGCTTGCGCTGGCGGGCCTCTCGGTCGTCCTGGTCGGCCCGGCCGAGGAACTCCTCTACCGCGGGGTGATCCAGGGTCGCCTGCGGGGGGCGGTCGGCCCGGCCGGCGCGGTCGTGCTGACGAGCGCCGTCTTCGCGCCGATCCACGTCTTCGGACTCACCGGATCACCGCTCGCCGTCGTCGCAACGCTCGCGGCGATCTTCTCCCTCTCGCTGGTCCTCGGGGCGCTCTACGAACTGTCCGGGACGCTCGCCGTCCCCGCGCTGGTCCACGGGCTCTACAACGCCACGCAGTTTCTCGTCGCCTACCTGCAGGTCACCGGGGGGGTCTGA
- a CDS encoding glucose-6-phosphate isomerase: MHLDIGNALAGVARPGVSRDSLDRLDDRVARAHERIARGVDDREFGYAALALPEATDAAEIERAVAPLADSEAVLTVGIGGSALGAATVSAALGRGDADAYVLDNVDPRRANELLATLPLSETAVHVVSRSGTTAETLANFLVVREAMADAGVDWTERTVVTTGEDGPLRALADEHDLPALDVPEGVPGRFSVLSSVGLVPAAIQGHDLDGLLAGGRAGMDALAPSLYDCPAYGYGATCHALEARGATTNVLMPYAERLEYFAEWFAQLWAESLGKDGLGQTPGRALGATDQHSQLQLYRAGRRDKLVTLVRPRARPERAIPETDIEGLSYLGGADLGTLLDAEFEATEASLAAAGLPTVRIEIDALDAESLGRLLYDLEAACVLAGELMGVSTFTQPAVEWGKRAARGLLGGGDFEEAEAVAGKERLEIG, encoded by the coding sequence ATGCACCTCGACATCGGCAACGCGCTCGCCGGCGTCGCCCGGCCGGGCGTCTCCCGCGACTCGCTCGACCGCCTCGACGACCGCGTCGCCCGGGCGCACGAACGGATCGCGCGCGGCGTCGACGACCGCGAGTTCGGGTACGCCGCGCTCGCGCTCCCCGAGGCGACCGACGCCGCCGAGATCGAGCGCGCCGTCGCCCCGCTCGCGGACAGCGAGGCCGTCCTCACCGTCGGCATCGGCGGGAGCGCCCTCGGCGCGGCGACGGTCTCGGCCGCCCTCGGTCGCGGCGACGCCGACGCCTACGTCCTCGACAACGTGGACCCGCGGCGCGCGAACGAACTCCTCGCGACCCTCCCGCTCTCCGAGACGGCGGTCCACGTCGTCTCGCGCTCCGGCACCACGGCGGAGACGCTGGCGAACTTCCTCGTCGTCCGCGAGGCCATGGCCGACGCCGGGGTGGACTGGACCGAGCGCACCGTCGTCACGACCGGCGAGGACGGCCCCCTGCGCGCGCTCGCGGACGAACACGACCTGCCCGCCCTCGACGTGCCCGAGGGCGTCCCCGGCCGCTTCTCGGTGCTCTCGTCGGTCGGCCTCGTCCCGGCGGCGATCCAAGGTCACGACCTCGACGGGCTGCTCGCCGGGGGGCGCGCCGGGATGGACGCGCTCGCGCCGAGCCTCTACGACTGCCCGGCCTACGGCTACGGCGCGACCTGCCACGCCCTCGAGGCGCGCGGCGCGACGACGAACGTGCTGATGCCCTACGCAGAGCGCCTGGAGTACTTCGCGGAGTGGTTCGCCCAGCTGTGGGCCGAGAGCCTGGGCAAGGACGGGCTGGGCCAGACGCCCGGCCGCGCGCTCGGCGCGACCGACCAGCACTCCCAGCTCCAGCTCTACCGGGCCGGTCGCCGGGACAAGCTCGTCACGCTCGTCCGCCCGCGCGCACGACCGGAGCGCGCCATCCCGGAGACGGACATCGAGGGGCTGTCGTACCTCGGCGGTGCCGACCTCGGGACGCTGCTCGACGCCGAGTTCGAGGCGACGGAGGCCAGCCTCGCGGCGGCGGGCCTCCCCACCGTCCGGATCGAGATCGACGCCCTCGACGCCGAGTCGCTCGGCCGACTGCTCTACGACCTGGAGGCCGCCTGCGTCCTCGCCGGGGAACTGATGGGCGTCTCGACGTTCACCCAGCCCGCCGTCGAGTGGGGCAAGCGCGCCGCCCGCGGCCTGCTCGGCGGGGGCGACTTCGAGGAGGCCGAGGCCGTCGCCGGGAAGGAGCGCCTCGAGATCGGGTAG
- a CDS encoding DUF5812 family protein, whose translation MTESQGEKEGTYLVTHAEADSAVLKDVHDGQVHALAGNPGVEERDVLEATIAPEPPLDVAWRVVDVESRRSLSIERSDEPPTAQEREIAADQAVGDLTRRERAGVGELHVFTVEPERVRVTVDDVLEDEATLTRAARMGVDRVEVRAADGVVSVRYLP comes from the coding sequence ATGACGGAGTCGCAGGGCGAGAAGGAGGGTACGTACCTCGTCACGCACGCGGAGGCCGACAGCGCGGTGCTGAAGGACGTCCACGACGGCCAGGTGCACGCGCTCGCGGGGAACCCCGGCGTCGAGGAGCGCGACGTGCTGGAGGCGACGATCGCGCCGGAACCGCCGCTCGACGTCGCCTGGCGGGTGGTCGACGTCGAGTCGCGACGCTCGCTGTCGATCGAACGGAGCGACGAACCGCCCACCGCACAGGAGCGCGAGATCGCGGCCGACCAGGCGGTGGGCGACCTCACTCGACGGGAGCGCGCGGGCGTCGGGGAACTCCACGTGTTCACGGTCGAACCCGAACGGGTTCGGGTTACGGTCGACGACGTGCTCGAGGACGAGGCGACGCTGACCCGGGCGGCCCGCATGGGCGTCGACCGGGTCGAGGTGCGCGCTGCCGACGGCGTCGTCAGCGTCCGGTACCTCCCCTGA
- a CDS encoding bacterio-opsin activator domain-containing protein, with protein sequence MISGRVTNENAVTTLRVLSVGAPCVGTVDRTDGLTVGRVATGAQGLDRISGGGRIDCVVCSYDLPDMTGVEFVDRVRALDVGLPLVVHVAPDDDVAIADAIAAGATDVVRSEGIVDATLFRARIRNAVQSHGGSDTAEYDEAISSLRQQALEGVVLETLFDDALSLVTRALGATRCGLFERREREDSLVLRAGVGWDDDAIESTRASSNSLAVAALGADEVYTHEVDGEVRTLAVGLSVGDEPWGALAAVAPDDGAFEKPDTTVLDTVAGVLEPAIARDRRARELKRYETIVETIDEGVYALDFDYRITEASDALCSMLGVDRERLVGTDVRTLIDLSLEEADCFADAEERNGQRIGSCEVELETADGTLPVETHYSVLPEADGGEILGVVRDVSRHRRYEQTLTALNNSTHGLLRTESREEVSERIVATASDVLDLPGVTVYLFDGDTGRLEPASVSDAMTGLVGDLPPLGPGDSSLVWRAFVTGEELRSDDVREIDEVYDPETPFQSGLYVPLGEHGVLVAESTRPAAFDETTVELVDLLAASAEAALNRVERETELRARDRELSEQNARLTGLRQTNDIIRAIDQALVQADTREEIERAVCDGLATADNFAFAWIGTPADDGATLEPRVWAGSERGYLDTVSLSLEEPTEPASRATTTRRPTVVSEVTSGFRTESWRRTALTNDYLSVLAVPLVHGDVLYGTLTVYADEAGAFDEMTRTVLSEAGETIAHAINTVETQRTLLADRVTELELRIDDPDLFLRTLATRLGTPLVVDDIVNESGGASLVFLTVEDVDAEVLPPLADEFVTVERVDVIAERDDGIRCELRLAGPTVTSDLTEYGAITRELTADANGIRAVVELPHDADVREFVESVQATYPNTDLVARRSQVSSVQSERDVRAGVTDRLTDRQYEVVRTAYASGFFEWPRDRTGQEVAASLDISQPTFNKHLRSAERKLFSMLLDD encoded by the coding sequence ATGATTTCGGGCCGGGTTACGAACGAGAACGCGGTCACCACGCTCCGCGTCCTGTCGGTGGGAGCCCCGTGCGTCGGCACGGTGGACAGGACGGACGGGTTGACCGTCGGGCGCGTCGCCACGGGAGCGCAGGGGCTAGACCGTATCAGCGGCGGTGGGCGCATCGACTGCGTCGTCTGTAGTTACGACCTCCCTGACATGACCGGGGTGGAGTTCGTCGACCGGGTGCGGGCGCTCGACGTGGGGCTTCCCCTCGTCGTCCACGTCGCGCCGGACGACGACGTCGCGATCGCGGACGCGATCGCGGCGGGAGCGACCGACGTCGTCCGTTCCGAGGGTATCGTCGACGCGACGCTCTTTCGGGCGCGAATCAGGAACGCGGTCCAATCCCACGGCGGGTCGGACACGGCCGAGTACGACGAGGCGATCTCGTCGCTGCGACAGCAGGCGCTCGAGGGCGTCGTGCTCGAGACGCTGTTCGACGACGCGCTCTCGCTCGTCACGCGCGCGCTGGGCGCGACCCGTTGCGGGCTGTTCGAGCGACGGGAGCGGGAGGACAGCCTCGTCCTCCGCGCGGGCGTCGGCTGGGACGACGACGCCATCGAATCGACGCGGGCGAGTTCGAACTCCCTCGCCGTCGCCGCCCTCGGCGCGGACGAGGTGTACACCCACGAGGTCGACGGCGAGGTGCGGACGCTCGCCGTCGGGCTGTCGGTCGGCGACGAGCCGTGGGGTGCGCTCGCCGCCGTGGCACCGGACGACGGCGCGTTCGAGAAGCCCGACACGACGGTCCTCGACACCGTCGCCGGGGTGCTCGAACCCGCCATCGCGCGCGACCGGCGCGCTCGCGAGTTGAAACGGTACGAGACGATCGTCGAGACCATCGACGAGGGCGTCTACGCGCTCGACTTCGACTACCGCATCACCGAGGCGAGCGACGCGCTCTGTTCGATGCTCGGCGTCGACAGGGAGAGGCTCGTCGGCACGGACGTTCGGACGCTCATCGACCTCTCGCTCGAGGAAGCGGACTGCTTCGCCGACGCCGAGGAGCGAAACGGCCAGCGGATCGGGTCGTGCGAGGTCGAACTCGAGACGGCCGACGGGACGCTCCCGGTCGAGACGCACTACTCGGTCCTCCCCGAGGCAGACGGGGGGGAGATCCTGGGCGTCGTCAGGGACGTCTCTCGACACCGGCGGTACGAGCAGACGCTGACGGCGTTGAACAACTCGACGCACGGTCTCCTCCGAACGGAGTCCAGGGAGGAAGTGAGCGAGCGCATCGTCGCCACGGCGAGCGACGTGCTCGACCTCCCCGGCGTCACCGTTTACCTCTTCGACGGAGATACCGGCCGTCTCGAACCCGCCAGCGTCTCGGACGCGATGACGGGGCTGGTGGGCGACCTGCCGCCCCTCGGTCCGGGCGACTCGTCGCTCGTCTGGCGGGCGTTCGTCACCGGCGAGGAACTGCGTAGCGACGACGTCCGCGAGATCGACGAGGTCTACGACCCCGAGACGCCGTTCCAGAGCGGTCTGTACGTCCCGCTGGGCGAGCACGGCGTGCTCGTCGCCGAGTCGACGCGACCCGCCGCGTTCGACGAGACGACCGTCGAACTGGTCGACCTACTCGCCGCGAGCGCGGAGGCGGCGCTCAACCGCGTCGAGCGCGAGACGGAGTTGCGCGCCCGCGACCGCGAACTCAGCGAGCAGAACGCCCGTCTGACGGGACTCCGACAGACGAACGACATCATCCGGGCGATCGACCAGGCGCTCGTGCAGGCCGACACGCGCGAGGAGATCGAGCGGGCCGTCTGCGACGGGCTGGCGACCGCCGACAACTTCGCCTTCGCCTGGATCGGCACGCCGGCCGACGACGGCGCGACCCTCGAACCCCGGGTGTGGGCGGGGAGCGAACGCGGGTACCTGGACACCGTCTCGCTGTCGCTCGAGGAGCCGACGGAACCCGCGTCGCGGGCGACCACGACTCGTCGTCCCACCGTCGTCTCCGAGGTGACGAGCGGCTTCCGGACCGAATCGTGGCGACGGACCGCCCTCACCAACGACTACCTCTCCGTGCTGGCGGTGCCGCTGGTGCACGGGGACGTCCTCTACGGCACGCTAACGGTCTACGCGGACGAGGCGGGGGCGTTCGACGAGATGACCCGGACGGTGCTGAGTGAGGCGGGCGAGACGATCGCCCACGCCATCAACACCGTCGAGACCCAGCGCACGCTACTGGCCGACCGCGTCACCGAACTCGAACTCCGCATCGACGACCCCGACCTCTTCCTGCGGACGCTCGCGACCCGCCTCGGAACGCCCCTCGTCGTCGACGACATCGTCAACGAGTCCGGCGGCGCGTCGCTCGTCTTCCTCACCGTCGAGGACGTGGACGCGGAGGTGCTCCCGCCCCTCGCCGACGAGTTCGTCACCGTCGAGCGCGTCGACGTGATCGCCGAGCGCGACGACGGGATCCGCTGCGAACTGCGACTCGCCGGACCGACCGTCACGTCCGACCTCACGGAGTACGGGGCGATCACGCGCGAGCTGACGGCGGACGCGAACGGGATCCGTGCGGTCGTGGAACTCCCGCACGACGCCGACGTTCGCGAGTTCGTCGAGTCCGTGCAGGCGACGTACCCGAACACCGACCTCGTGGCGCGGCGCAGTCAGGTCTCGTCGGTCCAGTCCGAACGCGACGTCCGGGCGGGCGTGACCGACCGCCTCACGGACCGGCAGTACGAGGTGGTGCGGACCGCCTACGCGAGCGGCTTCTTCGAGTGGCCCCGCGACCGGACGGGCCAGGAGGTCGCGGCCTCGCTCGACATCTCCCAGCCGACGTTCAACAAGCACCTGCGCTCTGCCGAGCGCAAGCTGTTCTCGATGCTGCTCGACGACTAG
- a CDS encoding HalOD1 output domain-containing protein, with amino-acid sequence MSARDDRGIAARRPLDERIVRTVAAVRGVDATSLEQRLYDAIDPDALERLFASRPDGSRRARGRTTFELAGCRVVVDTEDGITAYRLDERR; translated from the coding sequence ATGAGCGCGAGAGACGACCGGGGGATCGCCGCTCGCCGACCGCTGGACGAGCGGATCGTCCGAACCGTCGCCGCCGTCCGGGGCGTCGACGCGACGTCGCTCGAACAGCGCCTCTACGACGCGATCGATCCCGACGCGCTCGAACGCCTGTTCGCCAGTCGACCGGACGGGTCCCGCCGGGCGCGCGGGCGGACCACGTTCGAACTGGCCGGCTGTCGCGTCGTCGTGGACACCGAGGACGGCATCACCGCCTACCGACTCGACGAGCGGCGCTGA
- the secF gene encoding protein translocase subunit SecF produces MVRFEVPEVDYTRYTNRQLAAVPVALLAVALLIIAGWYVATGTPVALGVDFTGGTEVQIRTTDSAEQVRATFEERVPYPVESVQAVGLGESDQYIVTFQATKDSQVREITAAASDAGYDVLASQSRSPTFGADAQRQALLGVGAAFVGMSVLVFLLFRTFVPSLAVVASAFSDIVIPVALMNLFGIKLSLGTVAALLMLIGYSVDSDILLNNHVLRRSGGFYESTYRAMRTGVTMTLTSIAAMAVMTVVASPFVFGIPLLPEIGLILVFGLTADLVNTYLLNVSLLRYYKYEGVAR; encoded by the coding sequence ATGGTTCGTTTCGAGGTGCCGGAGGTCGATTATACCCGGTACACGAACCGCCAGTTAGCGGCCGTCCCCGTGGCCCTGCTGGCGGTCGCGCTCCTGATAATCGCCGGGTGGTACGTCGCCACCGGGACTCCCGTGGCGCTCGGCGTCGACTTCACCGGCGGCACGGAAGTGCAGATCCGGACGACCGACTCGGCCGAGCAGGTCCGCGCGACGTTCGAGGAGCGCGTCCCCTACCCCGTCGAGTCCGTGCAGGCGGTCGGCCTGGGCGAGAGCGACCAGTACATCGTCACCTTCCAGGCGACGAAGGACAGCCAGGTCCGGGAGATCACCGCCGCGGCGAGCGACGCCGGGTACGACGTGCTCGCCTCGCAGTCGCGCTCGCCGACGTTCGGGGCGGACGCCCAGCGCCAGGCGCTCCTCGGCGTCGGCGCGGCGTTCGTCGGGATGAGCGTCCTCGTGTTCCTCCTCTTTCGGACGTTCGTCCCCTCCCTCGCCGTCGTCGCCAGCGCGTTCTCCGACATCGTGATCCCCGTCGCCCTGATGAACCTCTTCGGCATCAAGCTCTCGCTGGGGACGGTCGCCGCCCTCCTGATGCTGATCGGGTACAGCGTCGACTCCGACATCCTCCTGAACAACCACGTCCTCCGGCGCAGCGGCGGCTTCTACGAGTCGACCTACCGCGCCATGCGGACGGGGGTGACGATGACGCTCACCTCGATCGCCGCGATGGCGGTGATGACCGTCGTCGCCTCGCCGTTCGTGTTCGGGATCCCGCTCCTCCCGGAGATCGGGCTGATCCTCGTCTTCGGCCTCACCGCCGACCTCGTGAACACCTACCTCCTCAACGTGAGCCTGCTTCGGTACTACAAGTACGAGGGTGTCGCCCGATGA